One Amaranthus tricolor cultivar Red isolate AtriRed21 chromosome 1, ASM2621246v1, whole genome shotgun sequence DNA window includes the following coding sequences:
- the LOC130826706 gene encoding glucan endo-1,3-beta-glucosidase 8-like: protein MENLWVFLVSWLILGFSLWGYDVEGLGVNWGTQAIHRLAPNTVVQMFKDNGIKKVKLFDADESTLSAFSGTDIEVMVAIPNGDLSAMLDYKRAQRWVEKNVTRYNFEGGVNIKYVAVGNEPFLKSYNGTFENATLPALKNIQNALNEAGVGNTVKATVPLNADVYESPSGSNVPSSGRFRTDVADLMTQMVQFLSLNNAPFTVNIYPFLSLYGNPGFPVDYAFFDGGAAPIVDNGIQYTNVFDANFDTLVSALKAAGFGNLPIIVGEVGWPTDGDVNANINNAIRFYRGLLPRIAANVGTPLRPGSIEMYLFGLLDEDAKTVAPGNFERHWGIFRYDGLPKFPMDLSGQNRDIYLVGAKNVKYLQNQWCEFNPNAKNLDKLADNINFACTFADCTPLGYGSSCQGLDANQNASFAFNVYFQTQKQNLAACDFQGLARLALHNISTPTCNFTIQITSSGLKTAVPVALSLIAAIVYLHF from the exons ATGGAAAATTTGTGGGTATTTCTTGTAAGTTGGTTGATTCTTGGGTTTTCATTATGGGGTTATGACGTTGAAGGACTTGGAGTGAATTGGGGAACACAAGCTATTCATAGATTGGCGCCAAATACAGTGGTACAAATGTTTAAGGATAATGGGATTAAAAAGGTGAAGTTGTTTGATGCAGATGAGTCTACTTTGAGTGCTTTTAGTGGTACTGATATTGAAGTTATGGTTGCCATTCCTAATGGTGATTTGTCTGCCATGCTTGATTATAAGAGAGCTCAGAGATGGGTTGAAAAGAATGTCACTCGTTATAATTTCGAAGGAGGAGTTAACATCAA ATATGTGGCGGTAGGGAATGAACCTTTTCTCAAATCCTACAATGGCACATTTGAGAATGCTACTTTGCCAGCCCTTAAAAACATCCAAAATGCTCTCAACGAAGCTGGGGTAGGAAACACTGTCAAGGCAACAGTGCCTTTAAACGCTGATGTCTACGAGTCACCATCAGGCAGCAATGTACCTTCGTCTGGAAGATTCAGAACAGACGTTGCTGACCTAATGACACAGATGGTTCAGTTCTTGAGCCTAAACAATGCACCTTTCACTGTCAATATCTATCCGTTTCTGAGTTTATATGGAAACCCTGGTTTCCCAGTCGATTATGCGTTTTTTGACGGGGGTGCTGCTCCTATAGTAGATAACGGGATCCAATACACAAACGTTTTTGATGCCAACTTTGATACATTGGTTTCAGCCTTGAAAGCAGCAGGGTTTGGGAACTTGCCGATTATTGTTGGGGAGGTCGGTTGGCCCACGGATGGTGATGTTAATGCTAACATTAACAATGCTATCAGATTTTACCGCGGCCTTCTGCCTAGAATTGCAGCTAATGTAGGCACTCCTTTGAGGCCCGGAAGCATAGAGATGTACTTGTTTGGGCTCCTTGACGAGGATGCCAAAACTGTTGCTCCTGGTAACTTCGAGAGGCATTGGGGAATTTTTCGGTATGATGGACTGCCGAAATTTCCCATGGATCTTTCGGGCCAAAACCGGGATATCTATCTTGTGGGTGCAAAGAACGTTAAATATCTCCAAAATCAATGGTGTGAATTCAACCCGAATGCCAAAAATCTGGACAAGTTGGCTGATAACATCAATTTTGCATGCACTTTTGCTGATTGTACGCCTCTCGGGTATGGCTCCTCTTGTCAAGGGTTGGATGCGAATCAGAACGCTTCATTCGCGTTTAATGTGTACTTTCAGACACAGAAACAGAATCTCGCCGCCTGCGATTTCCAAGGTTTGGCTAGGTTAGCACTGCATAATATATCTACACCAACTTGCAATTTTACCATCCAGATTACTTCATCTGGTCTGAAGACTGCTGTACCTGTGGCTCTTTCTTTGATTGCTGCAATTGTGTACCTACACTTTTGA
- the LOC130815814 gene encoding glucan endo-1,3-beta-glucosidase 8-like yields the protein MFILMEKEWLLCVCCLMFWVTWNYNVEGLGVNWGTQANHKIPIITVVQMLKNNGIQKVKLFDADEFILSALSGTNIEVMVAIPNGDLAGMLDYKHAKKWVDRNVVRYDYNGGVNIKYVAVGNEPFLRSYNGTFENATLPALQNIQNALNEAGVGDRIKATVPLNADVYESPASNPVPSAGRFRPNIADLMTQIVQFMSQNNAPFTVNIYPFLSLYEDPNFPVNFAFFDGGATPIVDNGIQYTNVFDANFDTLVSALRSVGFGNMPIIVGEVGWPTDGDIHANINNAIRFYRGLLPKISANIGTPLRPGNIEMYLFGLLDEDAKSVGPGWFERHWGIFRYDGQPKFPMYVQNQEIHLIGAKGVKYLTNQWCEFNPNAKDLSKLGENLNFACSRADCTPLGYGSSCQGLDVYGNASFAFNVYYQTQYQDFEACNFGGLARITTANISTATCNFTIQIVSSGLRTAAPMVFSLITVLTYLL from the exons ATGTTTATTTTGATGGAGAAAGAGTGGCTGTTGTGCGTATGTTGCTTGATGTTTTGGGTAACATGGAATTATAATGTTGAAGGGCTTGGAGTCAACTGGGGAACTCAAGCTAATCACAAAATCCCTATTATAACAGTGGTacaaatgttaaaaaataatgGAATTCAAaaggtgaaattatttgatGCTGATGAGTTTATATTAAGTGCTCTTAGTGGTACTAATATAGAAGTTATGGTTGCCATTCCCAATGGTGATTTGGCTGGCATGCTTGATTACAAGCATGCTAAGAAATGGGTTGATAGAAATGTTGTGCGTTACGATTATAACGGAGGAGTCAACATCAA GTATGTGGCAGTTGGGAATGAGCCTTTCCTCAGGTCCTACAACGGTACATTTGAGAATGCTACTTTGCCAGCCCTTCAAAATATCCAAAATGCTCTTAATGAAGCCGGGGTAGGAGATAGAATAAAAGCAACTGTGCCTCTGAATGCTGATGTCTATGAATCACCAGCATCCAATCCTGTACCTTCAGCTGGAAGATTCAGACCTAATATTGCTGATCTGATGACCCAGATAGTCCAGTTCATGAGCCAAAACAACGCTCCTTTCACTGTCAATATCTACCCTTTTCTCAGTCTTTATGAAGACCCAAATTTCCCAGTCAACTTTGCCTTTTTTGATGGGGGAGCTACGCCAATTGTAGACAACGGGATTCAATACACTAATGTTTTTGATGCGAACTTCGACACATTGGTTTCAGCCTTAAGATCGGTGGGATTCGGGAACATGCCTATAATTGTTGGAGAAGTTGGGTGGCCAACAGATGGTGATATTCACGCTAATATAAACAATGCTATCAGGTTTTATCGTGGCCTCCTTCCTAAAATTTCTGCTAATATTGGTACTCCTCTGAGGCCTGGAAATATAGAGATGTACTTGTTTGGACTCCTTGATGAGGACGCAAAGAGTGTTGGACCTGGATGGTTCGAGAGGCACTGGGGAATTTTCCGATATGATGGACAGCCAAAATTTCCCATGTATGTTCAAAACCAGGAAATTCATCTTATTGGTGCTAAAGGTGTGAAGTATCTCACTAATCAATGGTGTGAATTCAATCCCAATGCGAAGGATCTAAGCAAGCTGGGAGAAAATCTTAATTTTGCATGCAGTCGTGCTGATTGTACACCTCTTGGGTATGGATCCTCTTGTCAAGGCTTGGATGTCTATGGGAACGCCTCTTTTGCATTCAATGTATATTATCAGACTCAGTATCAGGACTTTGAGGCCTGCAACTTTGGGGGCTTAGCAAGGATAACAACTGCGAATATCTCAACAGCAACTTGCAATTTCACTATCCAGATTGTTTCTTCTGGCTTGAGGACTGCAGCACCCATGGTCTTTTCATTGATCACTGTGCTCACATATTTACTCTGA
- the LOC130815827 gene encoding glucan endo-1,3-beta-glucosidase 8-like: MTIKVAKRFFNQNYTNFHFHYHCLLPPTKRVVEVVDIMTEIVQSLGQNNAPFTVNIDPFLSLSINENFPFSYAFFNGKAIPVADNGMLYTNVFDANFDTGVSALNVVGWPTDGDKKANVKNAIRFYRGLLPRIAANTGTPLRSGYINMYMYLFGLLDENVKSVAPG; the protein is encoded by the coding sequence atgaccatcaaggtagctaagagatttttcaaccaaaattacactaattttcatttccattaccactgtttattaccacctactaAACGGGTCGTTGAGGTAGTTGATATCATGACCGAGATAGTCCAATCCCTTGGCCAAAACAACGCTCCTTTTACTGTCAATATCGATCCTTTCCTAAGTCTTtctataaatgaaaattttccgTTTAGCTATGCATTCTTCAATGGAAAAGCTATTCCGGTTGCAGATAATGGGATGTTGTACACTAATGTTTTTGATGCCAACTTTGACACTGGTGTATCAGCCTTGAATGTCGTTGGATGGCCAACTGATGGCGATAAAAAGGCCAATGTTAAGAATGCTATTAGGTTTTATAGGGGCCTACTGCCTAGAATTGCAGCTAACACAGGTACGCCTTTGAGATCCGgatatataaatatgtacatGTACTTGTTCGGGCTCCTTGATGAAAATGTGAAGAGTGTTGCACCCGGGTGA